Proteins found in one Bicyclus anynana chromosome 26, ilBicAnyn1.1, whole genome shotgun sequence genomic segment:
- the LOC128199600 gene encoding zinc finger protein ZFP2-like isoform X1 — translation MQCCVPFCINTSDNASTSAGTGITFHELPSEENLRAAWLRALGTQDHHLPDPAVVCSQHFVDEDFYITKSCVRQIRSNAIPTTVQMCMICLDTDSKLSLMSKHKLEEAYEQITGLSLFQLCRGGNLKQTLCVLCAQRLINFSRFRDLCLRAHSLMTDLLAQDELITIQHKQLMNCTTNHLKFNLTHTTLAADHCDLYIDHIDEEEQTAAEESVVGDVETVVVKNEDSFCSMPNADCMESIHKDDNFNNDCVSNNNYYNISIKLETCSPNEDINESLHAEAGASCTTVPEHVSETENFIKIESVTFGCTLCSEDFMQENEYYEHMSKHLKNAGDDDASQVCEPRAAVSRSGDSLVLQNKTGSRRLNDVPPPAAGCAQALVAPLSARLAANNDHTVQATEEAAATRKTEQILETDIGELNKQSSQSGTKVYTDINRFTNCVVQRYDNLKKPKRTVLDENQRTKTYTDDKLYSCETCNCKFTRKSHLVMHKRTHTGEKPYSCEICNYKCASKYNLIIHNRKHTGEKPYSCEICNCKFAQKSNLFMHIRTHTGEKPFCCQVCNYKCARKDNFLDHLKTHTGEKPFCCETCNYKCARVSDLNRHRRTHTGEKSYSCEICNHKFADSSNLVRHKKRFHTDTKPQEF, via the exons ATGCAGTGCTGCGTGCCTTTCTGCATAAATACTTCAGACAATGCGTCAACATCTGCGGGAACAGGAATTACCTTTCATGA GTTACCCAGTGAAGAAAATCTCCGTGCAGCTTGGCTCAGAGCCCTCGGCACACAAGACCATCACCTGCCCGACCCTGCTGTGGTCTGCTCACAGCATTTTGTAGATGAAGACTTTTATATAACAAAGAGTTGTGTAAGGCAGATTCGCTCTAATGCTATACCTACAACAGTGCAG atgtgcatgatatgcctGGACACTGACAGCAAGCTGTCTCTAATGAGTAAACACAAGTTGGAGGAGGCATATGAACAGATAACTGGACTGTCT ttgtttcagttgtgtcgtggaggaaacctgaagcaaacactctgtgtgctgtgtgctcagagattgattaacttcagtagatttagagacTTATGCTTGAGAGCCCATTCACTGATGACAGACTTACTTGCACAAGATGAATTA ATTACAATACAACATAAACAATTGATGAACTGCACAACAAATCATCTGAAGTTTAATTTGACACATACCACATTAGCAGCTGATCACTGTGACTTGTACATAGATCACATTGATGAAGAGGAACAGACAGCAGCAGAGGAATCTGTAGTGGGAGATGTTGAAACAGTTGTGGTAAAGAATGAAGACAGTTTTTGCTCCATGCCAAATGCTGATTGCATGGAATCGATTCATAAAGATGACAATTTCAACAATGACTGTGTTTCTAATAACAATTACTACAATATAAGCATAAAGTTGGAAACATGTTCACCAAATGAAGATATAAATGAATCACTTCATGCAGAAGCAGGAGCTTCCTGCACTACAGTTCCAGAACACGTGTCCGAAACAGAGAATTTCATTAAGATTGAAAGTGTTACATTTGGCTGTACGCTTTGTTCTGAAGACTTTATGCAAGAGAATGAATACTATGAACACATGAGCAAGCATCTCAAG AATGCTGGAGACGacgatgcatcacaagtgtgcgagcctcgtgcagctgtgagccgcagcggtgactcactcgtgctgcagaacaa GACAGGAAGTCGGAGGCTGAATGATGTTCCTCCCCCGGCTGCAGGCTGCGCTCAGGCTTTAG TCGCTCCACTGTCCGCGAGACTTGCGGCAAACAACGACCACACAGTGCAGGCAACTGAAGAAGCAGCTGCGACCCGGAAAACTGAACAAATCCTTGAGACTGACATTGGCGAACTGAACAAGCAATCGTCTCAGAGCGGCACCAAAGTATACACAGATATAAATAGATTCACAAACTGTGTAGTACAAAGGTATGATAATTTGAAGAAACCCAAGAGAACTGTACTAGATGAAAATCAGCGCACCAAAACATACACTGACGACAAGCTTTATTCTTGTGAGACATGCAATTGTAAATTTACACGAAAAAGTCATTTAGTAATGCATAAGCGAACCCACACGGgcgaaaagccttattcttgtgagatatgtaattacaaatgtgcaagcaaatataacttaataataCATAACAGAAAACATACTGGTGAAAAACCCtattcttgtgagatatgcaattgtAAATTTGCACAAAAGAGTAATTTATTTATGCATATACGAACCCACACGGGCGAAAAGCCCTTTTGTTGTCAGGTgtgtaattataaatgtgcaagAAAAGATAATTTTTTGGATCACTTGAAAACGCACACTGGCGAGAAGCCTTTTTGTTGTGAgacatgcaattataaatgtgcacggGTTAGTGATCTAAATAGGCATagaagaacccacactggtgaaaagtcTTATTCTTGTGAAATATGCAATCACAAATTTGCAGACAGTAGTAACTTAGTGAGACATAAGAAGAGATTCCACACTGATACTAAGCctcaagaattttaa
- the LOC128199600 gene encoding zinc finger protein ZFP2-like isoform X2: MQCCVPFCINTSDNASTSAGTGITFHELPSEENLRAAWLRALGTQDHHLPDPAVVCSQHFVDEDFYITKSCVRQIRSNAIPTTVQMCMICLDTDSKLSLMSKHKLEEAYEQITGLSLCRGGNLKQTLCVLCAQRLINFSRFRDLCLRAHSLMTDLLAQDELITIQHKQLMNCTTNHLKFNLTHTTLAADHCDLYIDHIDEEEQTAAEESVVGDVETVVVKNEDSFCSMPNADCMESIHKDDNFNNDCVSNNNYYNISIKLETCSPNEDINESLHAEAGASCTTVPEHVSETENFIKIESVTFGCTLCSEDFMQENEYYEHMSKHLKNAGDDDASQVCEPRAAVSRSGDSLVLQNKTGSRRLNDVPPPAAGCAQALVAPLSARLAANNDHTVQATEEAAATRKTEQILETDIGELNKQSSQSGTKVYTDINRFTNCVVQRYDNLKKPKRTVLDENQRTKTYTDDKLYSCETCNCKFTRKSHLVMHKRTHTGEKPYSCEICNYKCASKYNLIIHNRKHTGEKPYSCEICNCKFAQKSNLFMHIRTHTGEKPFCCQVCNYKCARKDNFLDHLKTHTGEKPFCCETCNYKCARVSDLNRHRRTHTGEKSYSCEICNHKFADSSNLVRHKKRFHTDTKPQEF; encoded by the exons ATGCAGTGCTGCGTGCCTTTCTGCATAAATACTTCAGACAATGCGTCAACATCTGCGGGAACAGGAATTACCTTTCATGA GTTACCCAGTGAAGAAAATCTCCGTGCAGCTTGGCTCAGAGCCCTCGGCACACAAGACCATCACCTGCCCGACCCTGCTGTGGTCTGCTCACAGCATTTTGTAGATGAAGACTTTTATATAACAAAGAGTTGTGTAAGGCAGATTCGCTCTAATGCTATACCTACAACAGTGCAG atgtgcatgatatgcctGGACACTGACAGCAAGCTGTCTCTAATGAGTAAACACAAGTTGGAGGAGGCATATGAACAGATAACTGGACTGTCT ttgtgtcgtggaggaaacctgaagcaaacactctgtgtgctgtgtgctcagagattgattaacttcagtagatttagagacTTATGCTTGAGAGCCCATTCACTGATGACAGACTTACTTGCACAAGATGAATTA ATTACAATACAACATAAACAATTGATGAACTGCACAACAAATCATCTGAAGTTTAATTTGACACATACCACATTAGCAGCTGATCACTGTGACTTGTACATAGATCACATTGATGAAGAGGAACAGACAGCAGCAGAGGAATCTGTAGTGGGAGATGTTGAAACAGTTGTGGTAAAGAATGAAGACAGTTTTTGCTCCATGCCAAATGCTGATTGCATGGAATCGATTCATAAAGATGACAATTTCAACAATGACTGTGTTTCTAATAACAATTACTACAATATAAGCATAAAGTTGGAAACATGTTCACCAAATGAAGATATAAATGAATCACTTCATGCAGAAGCAGGAGCTTCCTGCACTACAGTTCCAGAACACGTGTCCGAAACAGAGAATTTCATTAAGATTGAAAGTGTTACATTTGGCTGTACGCTTTGTTCTGAAGACTTTATGCAAGAGAATGAATACTATGAACACATGAGCAAGCATCTCAAG AATGCTGGAGACGacgatgcatcacaagtgtgcgagcctcgtgcagctgtgagccgcagcggtgactcactcgtgctgcagaacaa GACAGGAAGTCGGAGGCTGAATGATGTTCCTCCCCCGGCTGCAGGCTGCGCTCAGGCTTTAG TCGCTCCACTGTCCGCGAGACTTGCGGCAAACAACGACCACACAGTGCAGGCAACTGAAGAAGCAGCTGCGACCCGGAAAACTGAACAAATCCTTGAGACTGACATTGGCGAACTGAACAAGCAATCGTCTCAGAGCGGCACCAAAGTATACACAGATATAAATAGATTCACAAACTGTGTAGTACAAAGGTATGATAATTTGAAGAAACCCAAGAGAACTGTACTAGATGAAAATCAGCGCACCAAAACATACACTGACGACAAGCTTTATTCTTGTGAGACATGCAATTGTAAATTTACACGAAAAAGTCATTTAGTAATGCATAAGCGAACCCACACGGgcgaaaagccttattcttgtgagatatgtaattacaaatgtgcaagcaaatataacttaataataCATAACAGAAAACATACTGGTGAAAAACCCtattcttgtgagatatgcaattgtAAATTTGCACAAAAGAGTAATTTATTTATGCATATACGAACCCACACGGGCGAAAAGCCCTTTTGTTGTCAGGTgtgtaattataaatgtgcaagAAAAGATAATTTTTTGGATCACTTGAAAACGCACACTGGCGAGAAGCCTTTTTGTTGTGAgacatgcaattataaatgtgcacggGTTAGTGATCTAAATAGGCATagaagaacccacactggtgaaaagtcTTATTCTTGTGAAATATGCAATCACAAATTTGCAGACAGTAGTAACTTAGTGAGACATAAGAAGAGATTCCACACTGATACTAAGCctcaagaattttaa
- the LOC128199600 gene encoding zinc finger protein ZFP2-like isoform X3 yields MQCCVPFCINTSDNASTSAGTGITFHELPSEENLRAAWLRALGTQDHHLPDPAVVCSQHFVDEDFYITKSCVRQIRSNAIPTTVQLCRGGNLKQTLCVLCAQRLINFSRFRDLCLRAHSLMTDLLAQDELITIQHKQLMNCTTNHLKFNLTHTTLAADHCDLYIDHIDEEEQTAAEESVVGDVETVVVKNEDSFCSMPNADCMESIHKDDNFNNDCVSNNNYYNISIKLETCSPNEDINESLHAEAGASCTTVPEHVSETENFIKIESVTFGCTLCSEDFMQENEYYEHMSKHLKNAGDDDASQVCEPRAAVSRSGDSLVLQNKTGSRRLNDVPPPAAGCAQALVAPLSARLAANNDHTVQATEEAAATRKTEQILETDIGELNKQSSQSGTKVYTDINRFTNCVVQRYDNLKKPKRTVLDENQRTKTYTDDKLYSCETCNCKFTRKSHLVMHKRTHTGEKPYSCEICNYKCASKYNLIIHNRKHTGEKPYSCEICNCKFAQKSNLFMHIRTHTGEKPFCCQVCNYKCARKDNFLDHLKTHTGEKPFCCETCNYKCARVSDLNRHRRTHTGEKSYSCEICNHKFADSSNLVRHKKRFHTDTKPQEF; encoded by the exons ATGCAGTGCTGCGTGCCTTTCTGCATAAATACTTCAGACAATGCGTCAACATCTGCGGGAACAGGAATTACCTTTCATGA GTTACCCAGTGAAGAAAATCTCCGTGCAGCTTGGCTCAGAGCCCTCGGCACACAAGACCATCACCTGCCCGACCCTGCTGTGGTCTGCTCACAGCATTTTGTAGATGAAGACTTTTATATAACAAAGAGTTGTGTAAGGCAGATTCGCTCTAATGCTATACCTACAACAGTGCAG ttgtgtcgtggaggaaacctgaagcaaacactctgtgtgctgtgtgctcagagattgattaacttcagtagatttagagacTTATGCTTGAGAGCCCATTCACTGATGACAGACTTACTTGCACAAGATGAATTA ATTACAATACAACATAAACAATTGATGAACTGCACAACAAATCATCTGAAGTTTAATTTGACACATACCACATTAGCAGCTGATCACTGTGACTTGTACATAGATCACATTGATGAAGAGGAACAGACAGCAGCAGAGGAATCTGTAGTGGGAGATGTTGAAACAGTTGTGGTAAAGAATGAAGACAGTTTTTGCTCCATGCCAAATGCTGATTGCATGGAATCGATTCATAAAGATGACAATTTCAACAATGACTGTGTTTCTAATAACAATTACTACAATATAAGCATAAAGTTGGAAACATGTTCACCAAATGAAGATATAAATGAATCACTTCATGCAGAAGCAGGAGCTTCCTGCACTACAGTTCCAGAACACGTGTCCGAAACAGAGAATTTCATTAAGATTGAAAGTGTTACATTTGGCTGTACGCTTTGTTCTGAAGACTTTATGCAAGAGAATGAATACTATGAACACATGAGCAAGCATCTCAAG AATGCTGGAGACGacgatgcatcacaagtgtgcgagcctcgtgcagctgtgagccgcagcggtgactcactcgtgctgcagaacaa GACAGGAAGTCGGAGGCTGAATGATGTTCCTCCCCCGGCTGCAGGCTGCGCTCAGGCTTTAG TCGCTCCACTGTCCGCGAGACTTGCGGCAAACAACGACCACACAGTGCAGGCAACTGAAGAAGCAGCTGCGACCCGGAAAACTGAACAAATCCTTGAGACTGACATTGGCGAACTGAACAAGCAATCGTCTCAGAGCGGCACCAAAGTATACACAGATATAAATAGATTCACAAACTGTGTAGTACAAAGGTATGATAATTTGAAGAAACCCAAGAGAACTGTACTAGATGAAAATCAGCGCACCAAAACATACACTGACGACAAGCTTTATTCTTGTGAGACATGCAATTGTAAATTTACACGAAAAAGTCATTTAGTAATGCATAAGCGAACCCACACGGgcgaaaagccttattcttgtgagatatgtaattacaaatgtgcaagcaaatataacttaataataCATAACAGAAAACATACTGGTGAAAAACCCtattcttgtgagatatgcaattgtAAATTTGCACAAAAGAGTAATTTATTTATGCATATACGAACCCACACGGGCGAAAAGCCCTTTTGTTGTCAGGTgtgtaattataaatgtgcaagAAAAGATAATTTTTTGGATCACTTGAAAACGCACACTGGCGAGAAGCCTTTTTGTTGTGAgacatgcaattataaatgtgcacggGTTAGTGATCTAAATAGGCATagaagaacccacactggtgaaaagtcTTATTCTTGTGAAATATGCAATCACAAATTTGCAGACAGTAGTAACTTAGTGAGACATAAGAAGAGATTCCACACTGATACTAAGCctcaagaattttaa
- the LOC112052836 gene encoding uncharacterized protein LOC112052836 isoform X1, giving the protein MVRNRKQPAQQKHGNNHESSSSSGASDVSFVSRTFHLLSIWKTFVGVVCFMIAVYISTLGYLETRVNTPLGEEKVVIDAGLAVPDMYWGSYRPGVYFGMKSRDPRSPVFGMMWYELAASAHKGIRHQCEQNDNLPTYGWLRHDGVHFGEQLISDPPHDIRTSFLKTPGGEHGGHWTARINITSTDGRNTPLVLIWYGALDESLGAGVHSRLWVERDTLLGHTPALGNFKVHLVPHTGKIIHKSHSEAYASGLQVLKEKFYSLLRVDKHPNFGRLAVLGPDGELKKNIDTEVNFVPIQLLVETPFVLDVIYTTEDFPIPPIKGDEYTRTLANLTKEFDKKFEEKFKLKEKGYSDEDVGIAKAAMSNMIGGIGYFYGASRVQSQYTKEPVPYWKAALYTAVPSRSFFPRGFLWDEGFHGLLIGRWSPDIQLDIAAHWLDLLNVEGWIPREQILGVEALARVPKEFVVQSNAAANPPMLLLTIGHLVKTRPELFKVDSPHRDILDRMFPRLQAWYQWFQTTQKGEEATSYRWRGRDNDGVQLNPKTLTSGLDDYPRASHPSYIERHVDLRCWMYAAADAMATIARVLELETDKFESTRDQLGDEDLLNELHWSPHTQTYADFGLHTDGVRFVRQQSKNPQEGSKVVRSVTIAPQPRLVTSAFGYVSLFPMLLKVLQPESEKLGKILEMLDKPDLLWSPYGLRSLSKLSPLYMKRNTEHDPPYWRGQVWANVNYLALAALRHYSARGPHAQRASALYTALKENVETFSLSTREQDTFTSSTRGRTVEAVAVSLSPAGQPLSSLSWRTSINDLPKATLSAQI; this is encoded by the exons GTAGTCATCGACGCAGGGCTGGCGGTGCCAGATATGTACTGGGGTAGCTATCGGCCCGGCGTTTACTTTGGGATGAAGAGTCGCGACCCGCGCTCACCCGTCTTTGGCATGATGTGGTACGAGCTAGCAGCATCTGCGCATAAAGGAATCAG ACACCAGTGTGAACAGAATGACAACCTGCCGACATACGGCTGGCTGCGTCACGATGGGGTCCACTTCGGGGAGCAGCTGATCTCGGACCCCCCACACGACATACGCACCTCCTTCTTGAAGACCCCCGGGGGGGAGCACGGCGGCCATTGGACTGCGCGCATCAATATCACTTCAACA GATGGACGGAACACGCCGCTGGTGCTGATATGGTACGGCGCGCTGGACGAGTCGCTGGGTGCAGGGGTGCACTCCCGGCTGTGGGTCGAGCGCGACACGCTGCTGGGCCACACGCCCGCGCTGGGCAACTTCAAAGTGCACCTGGTGCCTCACACTG GTAAAATAATCCACAAGTCTCACTCGGAGGCCTACGCCAGTGGGCTGCAAGTTCTCAAGGAGAAGTTTTACTCGCTGCTGCGAGTGGACAAACACCCGAACTTCGGTCGACTCGCCGTCTTGGGGCCTGATGGGGAactgaagaaaaacatc GACACTGAAGTCAACTTCGTTCCAATACAACTACTAGTCGAGACTCCCTTCGTGCTGGATGTGATATACACCACAGAAGACTTCCCCATACCGCCAATAAAGGGGGATGAGTATACCAGAACTTTGGCCAACTTAACGAAGGAGTTCGATAAAAAGTTCGAagagaaatttaaattaaaggagAAAGG CTACTCGGACGAGGACGTGGGCATCGCCAAAGCGGCCATGTCGAACATGATAGGCGGCATCGGGTACTTCTACGGCGCCAGCCGCGTGCAGTCCCAGTACACCAAGGAGCCGGTGCCCTACTGGAAGGCGGCCTTGTACACCGCCGTGCCCAGCAG ATCATTTTTCCCTCGCGGTTTCCTATGGGACGAAGGGTTTCACGGTCTACTAATCGGTCGGTGGTCACCGGATATCCAGCTCGACATCGCAGCGCATTGGCTGGACCTCCTCAACGTTGAGGGGTGGATACCGCGTGAACAGATTCTAG GAGTGGAGGCGTTGGCAAGAGTTCCCAAGGAGTTCGTAGTACAGAGCAACGCGGCGGCCAACCCGCCCATGCTGCTTTTGACCATTGGCCACCTGGTCAAGACCAGGCCTGAACTGTTCAAGGTCGACTCACCACATCGAGACATTTTGGACAGGATGTTCCCTAGACTACAG GCGTGGTACCAGTGGTTCCAGACCACTCAGAAGGGCGAGGAGGCGACCTCTTACAGGTGGCGGGGCAGAGATAACGATGGGGTCCAGTTGAACCCTAAAACATTGACTTCGGGACTTGACGACTATCCCAG AGCCTCGCACCCGTCGTACATCGAGCGGCACGTGGACCTTCGTTGCTGGATGTACGCCGCCGCGGACGCCATGGCCACCATAGCGAGGGTCCTCGAACTGGAGACGGACAA ATTCGAATCAACGAGAGACCAGTTGGGTGACGAAGACCTCCTGAACGAGCTGCACTGGTCGCCGCATACGCAGACCTACGCGGACTTCG gaCTACATACAGACGGAGTCAGGTTCGTGAGGCAACAAAGCAAGAACCCGCAGGAGGGGTCCAAGGTGGTGCGCAGCGTGACCATAGCGCCGCAGCCCCGCCTCGTCACCTCTGCGTTCG GTTATGTCTCCCTATTCCCCATGCTTCTCAAAGTACTCCAACCTGAAAGCGAGAAATTAGGGAAGATATTAGAGATGTTGGACAAACCCGACTTATTGTGGTCACCGTATGGGCTGAG GTCACTGTCGAAGCTGTCGCCACTGTACATGAAGAGGAACACGGAGCACGACCCGCCGTACTGGCGCGGGCAGGTGTGGGCCAACGTCAACTACCTGGCGCTCGCCGCCCTGCGCCACTACAGTGCGCGGGGGCCCCACGCGCAGCGCGCCAGCGCTCTCTACACTGCGCTCAAGGAGAACGTA GAAACATTCTCTCTGAGTACAAGAGAACAGGATACCTTTACGAGCAGTACTCGGGGGAGGACGGTCGAGGCAGTGGCTGTAAGCCTTTCACCGGCTGGACAGCCCTTGTCGTCCTTATCATGGCGGACGAGTATTAACGACCTTCCAAAGGCGACCTTATCTGCGCAGATTTAA
- the LOC112052836 gene encoding mannosyl-oligosaccharide glucosidase isoform X2 — protein MVRNRKQPAQQKHGNNHESSSSSGASDVSFVSRTFHLLSIWKTFVGVVCFMIAVYISTLGYLETRVNTPLGEEKVVIDAGLAVPDMYWGSYRPGVYFGMKSRDPRSPVFGMMWYELAASAHKGIRHQCEQNDNLPTYGWLRHDGVHFGEQLISDPPHDIRTSFLKTPGGEHGGHWTARINITSTDGRNTPLVLIWYGALDESLGAGVHSRLWVERDTLLGHTPALGNFKVHLVPHTGKIIHKSHSEAYASGLQVLKEKFYSLLRVDKHPNFGRLAVLGPDGELKKNIDTEVNFVPIQLLVETPFVLDVIYTTEDFPIPPIKGDEYTRTLANLTKEFDKKFEEKFKLKEKGYSDEDVGIAKAAMSNMIGGIGYFYGASRVQSQYTKEPVPYWKAALYTAVPSRSFFPRGFLWDEGFHGLLIGRWSPDIQLDIAAHWLDLLNVEGWIPREQILGVEALARVPKEFVVQSNAAANPPMLLLTIGHLVKTRPELFKVDSPHRDILDRMFPRLQAWYQWFQTTQKGEEATSYRWRGRDNDGVQLNPKTLTSGLDDYPRASHPSYIERHVDLRCWMYAAADAMATIARVLELETDKFESTRDQLGDEDLLNELHWSPHTQTYADFGLHTDGVRFVRQQSKNPQEGSKVVRSVTIAPQPRLVTSAFGYVSLFPMLLKVLQPESEKLGKILEMLDKPDLLWSPYGLRSLSKLSPLYMKRNTEHDPPYWRGQVWANVNYLALAALRHYSARGPHAQRASALYTALKENVVRNILSEYKRTGYLYEQYSGEDGRGSGCKPFTGWTALVVLIMADEY, from the exons GTAGTCATCGACGCAGGGCTGGCGGTGCCAGATATGTACTGGGGTAGCTATCGGCCCGGCGTTTACTTTGGGATGAAGAGTCGCGACCCGCGCTCACCCGTCTTTGGCATGATGTGGTACGAGCTAGCAGCATCTGCGCATAAAGGAATCAG ACACCAGTGTGAACAGAATGACAACCTGCCGACATACGGCTGGCTGCGTCACGATGGGGTCCACTTCGGGGAGCAGCTGATCTCGGACCCCCCACACGACATACGCACCTCCTTCTTGAAGACCCCCGGGGGGGAGCACGGCGGCCATTGGACTGCGCGCATCAATATCACTTCAACA GATGGACGGAACACGCCGCTGGTGCTGATATGGTACGGCGCGCTGGACGAGTCGCTGGGTGCAGGGGTGCACTCCCGGCTGTGGGTCGAGCGCGACACGCTGCTGGGCCACACGCCCGCGCTGGGCAACTTCAAAGTGCACCTGGTGCCTCACACTG GTAAAATAATCCACAAGTCTCACTCGGAGGCCTACGCCAGTGGGCTGCAAGTTCTCAAGGAGAAGTTTTACTCGCTGCTGCGAGTGGACAAACACCCGAACTTCGGTCGACTCGCCGTCTTGGGGCCTGATGGGGAactgaagaaaaacatc GACACTGAAGTCAACTTCGTTCCAATACAACTACTAGTCGAGACTCCCTTCGTGCTGGATGTGATATACACCACAGAAGACTTCCCCATACCGCCAATAAAGGGGGATGAGTATACCAGAACTTTGGCCAACTTAACGAAGGAGTTCGATAAAAAGTTCGAagagaaatttaaattaaaggagAAAGG CTACTCGGACGAGGACGTGGGCATCGCCAAAGCGGCCATGTCGAACATGATAGGCGGCATCGGGTACTTCTACGGCGCCAGCCGCGTGCAGTCCCAGTACACCAAGGAGCCGGTGCCCTACTGGAAGGCGGCCTTGTACACCGCCGTGCCCAGCAG ATCATTTTTCCCTCGCGGTTTCCTATGGGACGAAGGGTTTCACGGTCTACTAATCGGTCGGTGGTCACCGGATATCCAGCTCGACATCGCAGCGCATTGGCTGGACCTCCTCAACGTTGAGGGGTGGATACCGCGTGAACAGATTCTAG GAGTGGAGGCGTTGGCAAGAGTTCCCAAGGAGTTCGTAGTACAGAGCAACGCGGCGGCCAACCCGCCCATGCTGCTTTTGACCATTGGCCACCTGGTCAAGACCAGGCCTGAACTGTTCAAGGTCGACTCACCACATCGAGACATTTTGGACAGGATGTTCCCTAGACTACAG GCGTGGTACCAGTGGTTCCAGACCACTCAGAAGGGCGAGGAGGCGACCTCTTACAGGTGGCGGGGCAGAGATAACGATGGGGTCCAGTTGAACCCTAAAACATTGACTTCGGGACTTGACGACTATCCCAG AGCCTCGCACCCGTCGTACATCGAGCGGCACGTGGACCTTCGTTGCTGGATGTACGCCGCCGCGGACGCCATGGCCACCATAGCGAGGGTCCTCGAACTGGAGACGGACAA ATTCGAATCAACGAGAGACCAGTTGGGTGACGAAGACCTCCTGAACGAGCTGCACTGGTCGCCGCATACGCAGACCTACGCGGACTTCG gaCTACATACAGACGGAGTCAGGTTCGTGAGGCAACAAAGCAAGAACCCGCAGGAGGGGTCCAAGGTGGTGCGCAGCGTGACCATAGCGCCGCAGCCCCGCCTCGTCACCTCTGCGTTCG GTTATGTCTCCCTATTCCCCATGCTTCTCAAAGTACTCCAACCTGAAAGCGAGAAATTAGGGAAGATATTAGAGATGTTGGACAAACCCGACTTATTGTGGTCACCGTATGGGCTGAG GTCACTGTCGAAGCTGTCGCCACTGTACATGAAGAGGAACACGGAGCACGACCCGCCGTACTGGCGCGGGCAGGTGTGGGCCAACGTCAACTACCTGGCGCTCGCCGCCCTGCGCCACTACAGTGCGCGGGGGCCCCACGCGCAGCGCGCCAGCGCTCTCTACACTGCGCTCAAGGAGAACGTAGTGC GAAACATTCTCTCTGAGTACAAGAGAACAGGATACCTTTACGAGCAGTACTCGGGGGAGGACGGTCGAGGCAGTGGCTGTAAGCCTTTCACCGGCTGGACAGCCCTTGTCGTCCTTATCATGGCGGACGAGTATTAA